Within the Campylobacter cuniculorum DSM 23162 = LMG 24588 genome, the region CGATACAACAATGCAAGATTTAGAAAAACTTGCAGAGCATTTTCATAAAAAATATGGCTTTCAATGCTATCAAATCGCAATTCACAGAGATGAAGGACACATCAACGAACAGGGACAAAAAGAAATTAATCATCACGCACACTTAGAATTTATTACACTCAATAAAGAAAATGGGCGTAATATGTGGCGTAGAGAACTCATTACACCAAAAGTTTTAAGACAAATGCAAAGCGAAGTCGCTGAAATTTTAGAAATGCAAAGGGGGCAAGATAAGCGTATTACAAAAATAAAACGCATAGAACCACGCAAATACGCTCAAATGAAAGAAGCAGAAAAAAAAGAAAAAAAAGAGCTAAAACAAGAGCTTTTAAGCACTAAAGAAGTTAAAGAGAGACTAGAGGCAGAGCGTAAAGCGTGGATTTTAGAAAAAAATCACACCGCCAAAGAGTATAAAGCTTTAAGAGAATTAACAAACAGAATTTACACAGATAAAACAGAACTAGAAAAAGAAATAAAAGCCTTAAAAGAGCGTTTAAGTGATTTAGACAATGAAAATGCTTTACTAAAGGCAGAAAATCAAAAATTAAGGCAAGAAATAGGCTTAAATGAAGCAAATATTATTTCTTACTCTCCCCCTTTTTTAGATTTCAAAACAAAACTTATAAGCGAAGTGTATCATAATATCAAACACGATTTTAGCGATTATTACTTTGATAAAGAAAAAAAAGAATTTTCTAATCACAAACTAGATTTTAAAGTGCAAGATAATGGAAATTCTATTACTCTCAACTCAAACAATAATCAAAATATGAGTGAAAAAGTTAGCTTAATGCTTAAAATGGCAATGGCTAAAGATTGGGATTTAAACAATTTAAACATCAAGGGGAGTAACAAATTCAAAGCAGAATGTTATAAACAAATCACAGAAATTCAAAAAAACAAAATAAAAGCACTAGAAAGCGATTTAAAAGCAAAAGAGCAAAAAAACAATGAAATACATCAAAAAGAAAATAAAAACGATTTAAGAGGCGATTCTGAGCGTTTAAACGCACATAATGACAACGAATATATCATTGAAGCTCTCATAAGAAGTTTAAGCAATGCTTATACTAATACTCATTTTATTGATGAAAATAAAAACGAAATAAAAATTATGCCTGCAAAGAGTGAAAAACAAAAACAAGATAAAATTAAAAACATCCAAGAGAGCTTAAGAGCTATAAAAAAAGCAATTTCAGACTATGGGTTTTCAGAAAAATTCACAGAATGGGAAAAA harbors:
- a CDS encoding LPD7 domain-containing protein, with the translated sequence MGAISSINFKKSNAIQARHNDRDLAPNYLIGGNYECNHTHKEALALKNQIIKNSIEKYTEITGQKFQAKSYEWSAVVNIKPDTTMQDLEKLAEHFHKKYGFQCYQIAIHRDEGHINEQGQKEINHHAHLEFITLNKENGRNMWRRELITPKVLRQMQSEVAEILEMQRGQDKRITKIKRIEPRKYAQMKEAEKKEKKELKQELLSTKEVKERLEAERKAWILEKNHTAKEYKALRELTNRIYTDKTELEKEIKALKERLSDLDNENALLKAENQKLRQEIGLNEANIISYSPPFLDFKTKLISEVYHNIKHDFSDYYFDKEKKEFSNHKLDFKVQDNGNSITLNSNNNQNMSEKVSLMLKMAMAKDWDLNNLNIKGSNKFKAECYKQITEIQKNKIKALESDLKAKEQKNNEIHQKENKNDLRGDSERLNAHNDNEYIIEALIRSLSNAYTNTHFIDENKNEIKIMPAKSEKQKQDKIKNIQESLRAIKKAISDYGFSEKFTEWEKQNPYYKEVLENYKAKAPIAKKQEQIKRQEQGRSL